From Paenibacillus physcomitrellae, the proteins below share one genomic window:
- a CDS encoding DNA polymerase IV has protein sequence MKTERVIMLADGQSFYASVEKAGRPDLKNKPVAVGDPSRPSGIILAACPIAKSRGVTTAERVGEALAKCPDLVVIRPRMQTYIAVSLLITEIFESFTDQVEPYSIDEQFLDVTGSIPYFGPPEEMARQIQTRVLLSTGVWTRCGIGPSKILAKMATDNFAKKRPEGIFKLDAANIETELWPLPVQQMFMTASRMTRHFKRMGLHTIGDIARLELPDFKRRMRQEMGRQSDIQAEYYWQTARGIDPSPVVADIRGKLKSISHGKALRSSLYRNIEDIEVVLLELVVEVCRRCRRWGYIGRVVTVGAAETDGRRSSSFSRQITLPEATSLSHEVAAAARRILRQYWKGMPLSRLHVSLTDLTDPALMQLTLFEDRFKAYRLEQAADQIKDRYGSDAVVRASSLLESGVARERAGQIGGHFK, from the coding sequence GTGAAGACGGAACGGGTCATTATGCTGGCAGACGGACAGTCGTTTTATGCTTCGGTGGAGAAGGCGGGAAGGCCGGATTTGAAAAATAAACCGGTAGCGGTAGGGGATCCCTCCCGCCCCTCAGGCATCATCCTCGCGGCCTGTCCAATCGCCAAATCACGGGGCGTAACTACCGCCGAACGGGTGGGGGAGGCGCTGGCGAAGTGTCCCGACCTGGTGGTAATCCGTCCGCGGATGCAAACGTATATCGCCGTCTCTCTATTGATTACGGAAATTTTTGAATCGTTTACGGATCAGGTTGAACCTTATTCGATCGACGAACAGTTTCTGGATGTAACAGGGTCCATTCCTTATTTTGGCCCTCCGGAGGAAATGGCCCGGCAAATTCAGACGCGAGTGCTGCTCTCCACCGGCGTCTGGACCCGGTGCGGAATCGGCCCAAGCAAGATTTTGGCTAAGATGGCAACGGATAATTTTGCGAAGAAGAGACCGGAGGGCATTTTTAAACTGGATGCTGCCAATATCGAAACCGAGCTGTGGCCACTGCCTGTTCAGCAAATGTTTATGACGGCATCCCGGATGACCCGGCATTTCAAGCGGATGGGCCTGCATACGATCGGAGACATCGCCCGGCTGGAGCTTCCCGACTTCAAGCGCCGCATGAGGCAGGAAATGGGCAGGCAGAGTGATATTCAGGCGGAATATTATTGGCAGACTGCAAGGGGGATTGACCCGAGCCCTGTAGTTGCCGATATACGCGGCAAGCTGAAATCGATCAGCCACGGCAAAGCGCTCCGAAGCAGCTTATACAGGAATATTGAAGACATCGAGGTAGTGCTGCTGGAGCTGGTGGTAGAGGTATGCCGCCGCTGCAGAAGATGGGGCTACATCGGGCGGGTAGTTACGGTAGGCGCGGCCGAGACGGATGGGCGGCGTTCTTCATCGTTCAGCCGCCAGATTACGCTCCCGGAGGCGACTTCCCTTTCCCATGAAGTAGCCGCAGCTGCCCGGCGGATTCTCCGTCAGTATTGGAAAGGAATGCCCCTCAGCCGTTTGCATGTATCGCTTACGGATCTGACTGACCCTGCGCTTATGCAGCTGACCCTTTTCGAGGATCGTTTCAAGGCTTACAGACTTGAACAAGCGGCCGACCAGATCAAAGACCGATACGGCAGCGATGCGGTCGTGAGAGCATCTTCTTTGCTGGAGTCCGGGGTCGCCAGGGAAAGAGCCGGACAGATTGGGGGGCATTTTAAATGA
- the map gene encoding type I methionyl aminopeptidase has translation MIRLKKPEEIEQMRMANYIVADCHREIAKLIEPGITTLEINDFVARHITKLGGRQFTKGYNGFPAETCASVNDVIAHGFPNRTPLKEGDIVKMDIVAEYDGWFGDSAWCYAVGNISENARKLMEITKECLYLGIEQALPGKRLGDIGHAIQVHAESSGFSVVRDLLAHGIGRALHEDPNFEHVGQPGKGLLLKEGMVLTIEPMINEGTFRITIDEDEWTARTADGRLSAQYEHTVAITANGPLILTAQ, from the coding sequence CGAACTATATTGTAGCTGACTGCCACCGGGAAATTGCGAAGCTGATTGAGCCGGGCATCACGACGCTGGAAATCAATGATTTTGTAGCCCGTCATATTACAAAGCTTGGAGGCCGGCAGTTTACGAAAGGTTATAACGGATTTCCTGCTGAAACCTGCGCTTCGGTTAATGATGTGATTGCCCACGGATTCCCGAATCGTACCCCGCTGAAGGAAGGGGACATCGTCAAGATGGATATCGTAGCTGAATATGACGGCTGGTTTGGGGATTCCGCCTGGTGTTACGCAGTGGGCAATATTAGTGAGAATGCCCGAAAGCTGATGGAGATCACCAAGGAGTGCCTGTATCTGGGCATTGAGCAGGCGCTTCCTGGCAAACGGCTGGGCGATATTGGACATGCCATTCAGGTTCATGCGGAAAGCAGCGGCTTCTCCGTAGTCCGGGATTTGCTGGCCCACGGAATCGGCCGTGCGCTGCATGAGGATCCGAACTTTGAACATGTCGGCCAGCCTGGCAAAGGTCTGCTGCTGAAGGAAGGCATGGTATTGACGATTGAACCGATGATTAATGAAGGCACGTTCCGGATTACCATCGATGAGGACGAATGGACGGCCCGGACGGCAGACGGCCGCTTGTCCGCCCAATATGAGCATACGGTCGCGATCACGGCGAATGGACCGCTGATTTTGACCGCTCAGTAA
- the ald gene encoding alanine dehydrogenase: protein MRVGIPKEIKNNENRVAITPAGVDTLVRAGHEVWIETSAGAGSGFTDEEYQGKGAHVANSAAEVWSSAEMIMKVKEPMTAEYGFFREGLILFTYLHLAPEPELTRALAESGVHAVAYETVQLEDGSLPLLTPMSEVAGRMAAQIGAQFLEKPYGGKGILLGGVPGVAPAEVVIVGGGVVGTNAAKIALGMGARVTLLDLNASRLRYLDEIFGGRLTTVMSSPYNLEQAVAKADLVIGAVLIPGARAPKLVKEYMVQQMSEGSVIVDVAIDQGGSVETIDRVTTHADPTYTKHGVIHYAVANMPGAVARTSTLALTNVTMPYALQIANFGLADSVRRNPALAKGVNVSVGKVTNEAVALSLGYEYKPVGEVLDALKA from the coding sequence ATGCGGGTAGGAATTCCGAAGGAAATCAAAAACAATGAAAATCGTGTTGCCATAACTCCGGCAGGCGTAGATACGCTTGTTCGGGCCGGTCATGAAGTCTGGATCGAAACCTCCGCGGGCGCAGGCAGCGGGTTTACGGATGAAGAGTATCAGGGCAAAGGCGCTCATGTGGCGAACTCGGCAGCCGAGGTATGGTCCAGCGCCGAAATGATCATGAAGGTTAAGGAGCCTATGACGGCGGAATACGGCTTTTTCCGTGAAGGTTTGATTTTGTTCACCTACCTCCACCTTGCCCCGGAGCCCGAACTGACGCGTGCCCTGGCGGAAAGCGGCGTACATGCGGTAGCTTATGAAACGGTGCAGCTTGAAGACGGCTCGCTGCCGCTGCTTACCCCGATGAGCGAGGTAGCCGGACGGATGGCGGCGCAAATCGGAGCCCAGTTTCTGGAGAAACCTTACGGCGGTAAAGGCATTTTGCTTGGCGGCGTGCCCGGGGTAGCTCCGGCGGAGGTTGTGATCGTCGGCGGCGGCGTGGTAGGGACCAATGCAGCCAAAATCGCGCTGGGCATGGGAGCCCGGGTAACCCTGCTGGATCTTAACGCGAGCCGTCTGCGCTACCTGGATGAAATTTTCGGCGGACGGTTGACGACAGTAATGTCCAGTCCCTACAACCTGGAGCAGGCCGTAGCGAAAGCCGACCTCGTCATCGGAGCCGTATTGATTCCGGGAGCCCGGGCGCCGAAACTCGTCAAGGAATATATGGTACAGCAAATGAGCGAAGGTTCGGTGATCGTCGACGTGGCTATTGACCAGGGCGGTTCGGTGGAGACGATAGACCGTGTAACGACCCATGCTGATCCAACTTACACTAAACATGGTGTAATCCACTATGCCGTAGCGAATATGCCGGGAGCGGTCGCACGCACGTCTACGTTGGCACTGACCAACGTCACGATGCCATATGCTCTGCAGATCGCTAATTTTGGCCTGGCGGACAGTGTTCGCAGAAACCCTGCTTTGGCGAAAGGCGTCAATGTTTCGGTAGGAAAAGTAACAAATGAAGCCGTGGCGCTCAGCCTGGGATACGAATACAAGCCGGTTGGCGAAGTTCTGGATGCTCTGAAAGCTTAA
- a CDS encoding sporulation protein YjcZ yields the protein MGYGAGCGPVGGGLWTSTGAILVLFILLVIITRSFGFVY from the coding sequence ATGGGATATGGAGCAGGTTGCGGCCCAGTGGGCGGCGGACTTTGGACTTCCACAGGAGCGATCTTGGTTCTGTTCATTCTCCTCGTAATTATCACTCGCAGCTTCGGATTTGTTTACTAA